In the Silene latifolia isolate original U9 population chromosome 1, ASM4854445v1, whole genome shotgun sequence genome, aaagtattgttTACATACACAACTACCTTTTTCTAgcattatttattatttcgtAACATACAATATTTCTAGTACGTCTCCAACTGTCACTTAAAGTACTATGCAGAAGGATAGCAACTGTTATATCAGAGCTCTGTCTTGCTCTCGACAAGGCTACATACAATTGACCGTGTGAAAAGACTGGCCGTGGTAAATATATGCCAACTTTGTTTAGCGTTTGTCCTTGTGCCTTGTTAATAGTCATTGCGAAACTTAATCTAATCGGAAATTGTTTTCTTCTGAAATGAAACGGAAATTTGTCGGCCGGAGATGGCTGCAGTGGAATTCTCGGTATGAAGACTCTTTTGCCTCTGTGATGTCCCACAGCATTTTCTGCGTCAATAACATTTCTGTCAAAAGCTTTGCAGATAAGCCGTGTACCGTTACAAAGACCTGAGGTAGGATCTAAGTTTCTCAATAAAATAACGGGACTATTTATCTTTAGGACTAATTCATGTGGCGGAAGACCATTAGGCTGAAGTGTATTGAGAAATTCAGTTGGATATTGTTCAGTTGCGATGTCTGTAGCTTCGTCAAAACTTCTGTACGTAAACGCTTGACCTTGTTGTCGAGAAACTAATAGTGCATTTATCATCTGTGTATCATCATTTTTTGGAGTTAGTATTGCTCTTTTGGTTGTCAGAGAcggattggtgctaatttggtttATATCTGGATAAACTGCGTCAATTAGCTGCTCAATTAGTACGGATTCTTGTGTTCCAGATATGACAATCGACTTTGGTAATTTGATATCCTTCCCATTTTCATAAGGATACGAGCCGTCACCAACACTTAGGACAAAATCGCTAAAAGCAGGATCACGCATAGCCCTCATATTAACAGTTAAATGAATCCTTTCAAGTTTTGGCCACAACGGAGACATAACAAAGCTCGAATTGATTGCCTCTCGTACTGAACTTTTTGGTATAATAGGCAATGCTTGTCGAAAGTCTCCTCCAAATACGACTATTTTTCCGCCAAACAATTCTCCATTTGAGCAAACGTCACGCAAGGTGTTTTCAAAGTATTCAATCGACTGTCGTTTTGCCATGGGAGCTTCATCCCAAATGATTAACCTACATGCTCGAATAAGTTCTGCTAACGAACTTTGTTTTGAGATTTGAGAACTCTGGTTATTTTCTATATCAAGAGGGATCTTGAATCGAGAATTTGAAGTTCTACCACCTGCAAGATTGGCCGCTGCAATACCTGAACTTGCAACTGCAAGACAAATAAGGCCTCTAGCTCTGAGATTTGCAAGCAGTGTTGTGTACAAAAAGGTTTTTCCTGTACCTCCAGGTCCATCTAAGAAAAAAGAACCAGTTCCATTCTCTATAACCTTTCTGTAAATTTTATCATAGGCAAGACGTTGTTCTTCATTTAGCAAGTTGACAGCATTTATGTCTTCAGAACTTATCGGAATATTAAGCTCTTCCTCAATTTCTTTTGTTTTTGAATGTCTTAAATAAACACTGTCCAATTGCAGATCACCAAAGTCAAAAGAACTAAAACTCCTGCCCATTGATTCAAGTATGCAGCAAATATTTGTAAGGGTTAATTGCAGTACTTTATACTGTTGTGAAGGAAAAGCATATGCATAATCTTCTGACAATGAAGTATAGAATTTATCCCATAGAAATCTTGGATTCATTGGTTGACAGTAAATGAGTAAAGTAGCAAATAATCTTCGTAGCGCTGTTGGCATCTGATATCGCACTGCTTCTGCTAAACACTGTTCAATAGAGTTATCTGCTTCAAGCAATCCATGCAAGTAAGCCGATTCTCTAAACGAACTACATGTTATGCCATTTATTGACTTGAGGTCTTCAAAAGACTTGGGACCTCGAATGTTTGAGAGCAGAAGCCGTAAATAATACCTTTCTCCTTCAGAAGGATTTGCATATATTAAACGGCCTAAGGCAAATCCTTTTTCCCTAGGAGTCCAAATTTTTTCACTTCTTTTATTATGCCATACATAATATTCAGGAAGTTGACTGTATAATAAGGTTTGAGAGAAAGTATCAGTTTCATTTTTCTGGAAAAAAGCCGTTAACATTGTTCTGTTACGAGCTTCATCATCCAAAACATTCTGAAGGTTTTCCCATGGTTGAAAACTAACAGTTTGCATGTTTGGTAAGTGTACCTGTAAAGGAACAACGTTAGGATGTATTTCGTTCAAATGGAATCCGAAAATTCTCCAAGTTGCCTCCGATGGTGAAATCCATCTAGCTGATTGGTATGCGGTTATCTCATCAAATGATTCATGACCGCTACCGCTAGGATCAGTAACAGCAAACGAAATACGATCATGTCCCTTATATACATACTTGTACATATACTTAACTGCTTTAATTGTTGAACATATCTCAACATTTAGGTGACAGTCATATTTCCCCAATAAGAATGGATTGTATGGAACAACCCATTGATTATTAAGCCGTGATCCACGTACGGTAACCTCTAAACCCGTATGCCTTCTGCGATATATAGGATACGAATCACGACCGTTTGTTGTTGTATCCGCAAACTCACGAGGGTAATGGTTCTTACACCAACCATCCCTCATGCAGGGGTTAGTAGGGTTATCGTTACCGCATGGACCATGCATCATATGACGAACAACGGCAGAAAAAAGGTGAGGGTTTTCGGCAGAGTCAGGCAATTCAGCACACACATATTCATCATATTGGTCAGGCGTTCTTATTTTGCTATCAGAATCCAGAATGATTAGAAAATGTGCATGCGGAAGCCCTCGCTTCTGGAATTCAACGACGTAAATATAACCGGCAACATTACCAAATATCTTACGAGTACAGATGTCCTTCTTTAACTCTAAAAGTTTTGCTCGAAAAACGCGAGAAACAAGATCAGGTCTATTTTGCGCTTCCTCAAAAGGCAATAACTCTCGCTCAATTTCTGCCCAATGCGGATTACATGTAATAGTCAAAAATATATCTGGCTTTCCATAACGCTGTACAACCGTCATTGAACTAAGATAGCGACGCCGAAAGTCACGATCACATCCAATAAAGATAGCATGCAGTATAAATATTCTGCCTATATTAGCCCCCCGTGTATGTCCATCGTTGTAACTGTCAATGATTCCTTGATATAAGTCAGCCCGAATTATATTTTGATTATTCCTGATATAATCAAGTCGCGTTGTCTCAATCTTAATATACATATCGACCATATATTGTTGGAGAAGACGACCACTTTTTAGCAATATCGACGAATCATTTGGGCGAATTTGCAGTCGGTAGCAGTAGTACTCTCGACATGATATTTTTTTGTCAGATTCAGAAGTGCCTGCAACTGTACGAAAACAG is a window encoding:
- the LOC141588625 gene encoding uncharacterized protein LOC141588625 is translated as MPNELRMLFMSNDTISQNFRKYILLYNSSFAFTSFGVRKDRELAQRNRGIYTFRVQGQVYHFINDILPTEARPRYIQLYFFDTDRELWHRLHIAEEIDRNVLRILMRIMEMNPYTQLFRYLRDVGIDEESRIIIKSDPSQDQRTHNAPTTSQVATIWVDDENSSQPPRHDIVIYANSGTSHRILHYYGCYDPLQYPLLFPFGETGWHRRIYRASSHPRHRPDPQTFPINDVLIQTADDLLESEEQVAGTSESDKKISCREYYCYRLQIRPNDSSILLKSGRLLQQYMVDMYIKIETTRLDYIRNNQNIIRADLYQGIIDSYNDGHTRGANIGRIFILHAIFIGCDRDFRRRYLSSMTVVQRYGKPDIFLTITCNPHWAEIERELLPFEEAQNRPDLVSRVFRAKLLELKKDICTRKIFGNVAGYIYVVEFQKRGLPHAHFLIILDSDSKIRTPDQYDEYVCAELPDSAENPHLFSAVVRHMMHGPCGNDNPTNPCMRDGWCKNHYPREFADTTTNGRDSYPIYRRRHTGLEVTVRGSRLNNQWVVPYNPFLLGKYDCHLNVEICSTIKAVKYMYKYVYKGHDRISFAVTDPSGSGHESFDEITAYQSARWISPSEATWRIFGFHLNEIHPNVVPLQVHLPNMQTVSFQPWENLQNVLDDEARNRTMLTAFFQKNETDTFSQTLLYSQLPEYYVWHNKRSEKIWTPREKGFALGRLIYANPSEGERYYLRLLLSNIRGPKSFEDLKSINGITCSSFRESAYLHGLLEADNSIEQCLAEAVRYQMPTALRRLFATLLIYCQPMNPRFLWDKFYTSLSEDYAYAFPSQQYKVLQLTLTNICCILESMGRSFSSFDFGDLQLDSVYLRHSKTKEIEEELNIPISSEDINAVNLLNEEQRLAYDKIYRKVIENGTGSFFLDGPGGTGKTFLYTTLLANLRARGLICLAVASSGIAAANLAGGRTSNSRFKIPLDIENNQSSQISKQSSLAELIRACRLIIWDEAPMAKRQSIEYFENTLRDVCSNGELFGGKIVVFGGDFRQALPIIPKSSVREAINSSFVMSPLWPKLERIHLTVNMRAMRDPAFSDFVLSVGDGSYPYENGKDIKLPKSIVISGTQESVLIEQLIDAVYPDINQISTNPSLTTKRAILTPKNDDTQMINALLVSRQQGQAFTYRSFDEATDIATEQYPTEFLNTLQPNGLPPHELVLKINSPVILLRNLDPTSGLCNGTRLICKAFDRNVIDAENAVGHHRGKRVFIPRIPLQPSPADKFPFHFRRKQFPIRLSFAMTINKAQGQTLNKVGIYLPRPVFSHGQLYVALSRARQSSDITVAILLHSTLSDSWRRTRNIIIMALPTIPLASVTDRSRNFTVVLTLESVKASQYSINKDKTLQNLLFTDDEGKEMTATIFHEDITYFTNLLHEGHKYEIQNPLVRMTPVVVTAWQSLALQPTEKIAREINSLPVIQITRVRAANYKGGCWNTTRFSTLTLDSNASAAEELRIWATDKKEILQNLSSNFRSNVFGESSSQQTENLKTPVPISSLVDKIILIEGKIKSITNPDNFVYNSCNKCREFTTVESGSSFKCVAGQTDHYGISQSTCDLRIIFTDDTGDTRISLLDSLAEKVLKRNIIELAALTTEERRSVVDETLTRVKDQSFVIELLSYTQKDPIRQMRFSPQQITEANA